The following are encoded together in the Lactuca sativa cultivar Salinas chromosome 1, Lsat_Salinas_v11, whole genome shotgun sequence genome:
- the LOC111915701 gene encoding cytosolic sulfotransferase 5: protein MSISTYLTTTLESKQDADYNKICEEHKHLIEAVPKGNGWSVQHLYNYNGFWLHPNSIKNNLLLHAYFKSQPTDIFLASFMKAGTTWLKALMFSTINRHRYSFSDHPLHHHGPHASFPYIDIETYPAISDFTHLPAPRMFATHYPRTLLPPCITSCKIVYVCRDPKDVLVSKWHFMSNHRSKDLPPLSLDEAFELFCQGISDYGPFWEHVLSYWRASLETPDKILFLKYEEMKKQPEVVLRKLAVFMGKPFTAEELEKSVVEKIVELCSFETLSNLEVNKKGVQKFGKFLEVENRHYFRKGEIGDWKNHLSEEMKQRIDGITNEKLKGSGLILGVNST from the coding sequence ATGTCGATCTCTACATATCTCACAACAACACTAGAATCAAAACAAGATGCAGACTACAACAAGATCTGCGAGGAGCATAAACACCTAATAGAAGCAGTACCTAAAGGCAATGGATGGAGTGTGCAACACCTCTACAACTACAATGGCTTCTGGTTACACCCCAACTCCATCAAAAACAACTTGCTTCTTCACGCCTACTTCAAATCTCAACCCACCGACATCTTTTTAGCCTCCTTCATGAAGGCCGGAACCACCTGGCTCAAAGCCCTCATGTTCTCTACCATTAACCGCCACCGCTACAGCTTCTCCGACCACCCTTTACACCACCATGGCCCACACGCAAGTTTCCCTTACATTGACATAGAAACCTACCCTGCTATTTCCGACTTCACCCACTTGCCTGCTCCCCGAATGTTCGCAACCCATTACCCTCGCACCCTCTTACCGCCGTGCATTACCTCGTGCAAGATCGTCTACGTCTGTAGGGACCCAAAAGACGTTTTAGTTTCAAAATGGCATTTCATGAGCAATCACAGATCCAAAGATCTACCTCCCTTATCGTTGGATGAAGCGTTTGAGCTTTTCTGTCAAGGGATTTCGGACTACGGGCCATTTTGGGAACATGTTCTGTCATACTGGAGAGCGAGCCTGGAAACTCCGGACAAGATTCTGTTCTTGAAgtatgaggaaatgaagaagcaGCCGGAGGTGGTGCTGAGGAAGTTGGCGGTGTTCATGGGGAAGCCATTCACGGCGGAGGAACTGGAGAAGAGTGTGGTGGAGAAAATTGTTGAGCTGTGTAGCTTCGAAACTTTGAGCAATCTTGAGGTGAACAAGAAAGGTGTTCAGAAGTTCGGTAAGTTTTTGGAGGTGGAGAATCGGCATTATTTCAGGAAAGGAGAAATTGGAGATTGGAAAAATCACTTGAGCGAGGAGATGAAACAACGCATCGATGGAATTACCAATGAGAAGTTGAAAGGTTCCGGATTGATCCTTGGAGTAAACAGTACCTGA
- the LOC111915699 gene encoding hexosyltransferase GAUT11, with amino-acid sequence MRRRAADYRRRVRRKISIWIWVFLGLFSVAGFVVIVLQHNYQDQDRVETHVLERKARNVQVPHMKLNLTNEIARPNSYTRQLLEQMTLAKAYVVLAKEHNNLHLAWQLSSKIRTCQSLLSKAAMNEEPIMEEEAEPLITTLSSLILKSQDHHYDIATTMMTMKSHIQALEERANAATVQAAFFGQLAAESVPKNLHCVNVKLLADWFSKKTIRDFVEEKKNSPRLLDNNLYHFCLFSDNLLAVNAVVNSTVSNTDHPKQLVFHVVTSEPNYATMEAWFVTNDFKGSMIEVQKFQDLTWLNASYSPVVGKLTQKNESLLNYLRFYIPEIYPHLEKIVFLDDDVIVQKDLTPLFSLDLHGNVNGAVETCLDGFHRLYKYLNFSNPVLSSKIDPQGCGWAFGLNVFDLVAWRNANVTGVYHYWEEQHSNVGSNLWKLGTLPAGLLAFYGRTEPLDRRWHVLGLGFDVGIDNRLIESAAVIHFNGNLKPWLKFAIGKYKPLWERYVDMGHPYLVDCVTS; translated from the exons ATGCGCCGGCGGGCTGCCGACTACCGGCGCCGGGTTCGAAGGAAGATTTCAATTTGGATCTGGGTGTTTCTTGGGTTGTTCTCTGTTGCTGGATTTGTTGTAATTGTTCTTCAACACAATTATCAAGATCAAGATCGCGTTGAAACGCATGTATTG GAGCGAAAGGCTAGAAATGTACAAGTTCCTCACATGAAGCTGAATCTAACAAATGAGATAGCAAGACCCAATTCATACACCCGCCAACTGCTCGAGCAAATGACACTAGCAAAAGCTTATGTAGTCTTAGCAAAAGAACACAATAACCTTCATCTCGCATGGCAACTAAGTTCAAAAATAAGAACCTGCCAATCTCTACTCTCAAAAGCTGCCATGAATGAAGAACCCATCATGGAAGAAGAAGCAGAACCCCTCATCACCACTTTATCATCCCTAATCTTAAAATCACAAGATCACCATTATGACATCGCAACCACAATGATGACAATGAAATCACACATTCAAGCACTTGAAGAACGGGCAAACGCAGCCACAGTTCAAGCTGCTTTTTTCGGGCAGTTAGCAGCTGAATCGGTGCCCAAGAATCTTCATTGTGTCAATGTTAAACTTTTAGCAGATTGGTTTTCTAAAAAGACAATTCGTGACTTTGTGGAAGAGAAGAAAAACTCTCCAAGATTACTCGACAACAATCTTTACCATTTCTGTTTGTTTTCCGATAACTTACTGGCGGTCAACGCGGTGGTCAACTCCACAGTCTCCAACACCGACCACCCGAAACAGCTCGTGTTCCATGTAGTCACTAGCGAACCTAATTATGCCACCATGGAAGCTTGGTTTGTGACTAATGACTTCAAAGGGTCAATGATTGAAGTACAAAAATTCCAAGATTTGACTTGGTTGAACGCTTCTTATTCCCCCGTGGTTGGAAAATTAACCCAAAAAAACGAATCTTTATTAAATTATTTACGGTTTTACATCCCGGAAATCTACCCCCACCTTGAAAAAATCGTGTTTCTTGATGATGATGTGATCGTTCAGAAAGATTTAACCCCGTTATTCTCGTTGGATCTTCATGGGAATGTAAACGGAGCTGTTGAAACATGTCTGGATGGTTTTCATCGATTATACAAATATCTGAACTTTTCAAACCCGGTTTTGAGCTCCAAGATTGACCCGCAGGGTTGTGGGTGGGCTTTCGGGTTAAATGTTTTTGATTTGGTGGCATGGAGGAATGCTAATGTAACAGGTGTGTATCATTATTGGGAAGAACAGCATTCGAATGTGGGTTCGAATTTGTGGAAGTTGGGGACTCTGCCGGCTGGACTTTTGGCCTTTTATGGGCGGACTGAGCCACTTGACCGGAGGTGGCATgtgttgggattagggtttgatGTTGGGATTGATAATCGGCTAATAGAAAGTGCAGCTGTGATTCATTTTAATGGGAATTTGAAGCCATGGTTGAAGTTTGCTATTGGGAAGTATAAGCCGTTATGGGAAAGGTATGTGGATATGGGTCATCCTTATCTTGTTGATTGTGTTACGAGTTGA
- the LOC111915700 gene encoding cytosolic sulfotransferase 5 — MSTSPPLTKPESKEDADYNKICEEHRHLIEIVPKGNGWMEKHLYNYNGFWFHPNYIKNHLLLHIYFKSQPTDIFLASFMKTGTTWLKALMFATINRHRYTLSDHFLLHHGPQGAFPYLDIESYPPTDFTHLPAPRMFATHYPRTLLPPCITSCKFVYICRDPKDVLISKWHFMSNQRSKDLPPFSLDEAFELFCQGISDFGPFWEHVLSYWRASLESPDKILFLKYEEMMKQPEVALRNLAAFMGKPFTAEELEKGVVEKIVELCSFENLSNLEVNKKGVVKFGKVFEVENRLFFRKGEIGDWKNYLSVEMKQRIDEITDEKFKGSGLILES; from the coding sequence ATGTCGACTTCTCCACCTCTTACAAAACCAGAATCAAAAGAAGACGCAGACTACAATAAAATCTGCGAGGAGCACAGACACCTGATAGAAATAGTACCCAAAGGCAATGGATGGATGGAGAAACACCTCTACAACTACAATGGCTTCTGGTTTCACCCCAACTACATCAAAAACCACTTGCTTCTTCACATCTACTTCAAATCTCAACCCACCGACATCTTTTTAGCCTCCTTCATGAAGACCGGAACCACCTGGCTCAAAGCCCTCATGTTCGCTACCATTAACCGCCACCGCTACACCCTCTCCGACCACTTTTTACTCCACCATGGCCCACAGGGTGCCTTCCCTTACCTCGACATCGAAAGCTACCCCCCTACCGACTTCACCCACTTGCCTGCTCCCCGAATGTTCGCAACCCACTACCCTCGCACCCTCTTGCCACCGTGCATTACTTCCTGCAAGTTCGTCTACATCTGTAGGGACCCAAAAGACGTTTTGATTTCAAAATGGCATTTCATGAGCAATCAAAGATCGAAAGATCTGCCTCCCTTCTCGTTGGATGAAGCGTTTGAGCTTTTCTGTCAAGGGATTTCGGACTTCGGACCATTTTGGGAACATGTTCTGTCATACTGGAGGGCGAGTCTGGAATCTCCGGACAAGATTCTGTTCTTGAAGTACGAGGAAATGATGAAGCAGCCAGAGGTGGCTCTAAGAAACTTGGCGGCGTTCATGGGGAAGCCATTCACGGCGGAGGAACTGGAGAAGGGGGTGGTAGAGAAAATTGTGGAGCTTTGTAGCTTCGAAAATTTGAGCAATCTGGAGGTGAACAAGAAAGGTGTGGTGAAATTCGGTAAGGTGTTCGAGGTGGAGAATCGGCTTTTTTTTAGGAAAGGCGAAATCGGAGATTGGAAAAACTATCTGAGCGTGGAGATGAAGCAACGCATCGATGAAATTACCGATGAGAAGTTTAAAGGTTCTGGGTTGATCCTTGAGAGTTGA